In Deltaproteobacteria bacterium, a single window of DNA contains:
- a CDS encoding cysteine desulfurase, with protein MSSAAGASWEGSETPVYLDYNATTPVLPEVLEAMLPYLRQHFGNPSSGHVFGVGARAGLERARAQVAELLGCLPEEVVFTGGGTEANNLAIRGVAEATARRRAVVTSPVEHPATAKPCALLERQGWSVARLPVDATGRVELDGLAELLAGEPALVTLMHANNEVGTLEPVAEVARRAREHGVLVHTDAAQSVGKVPTRVDELGVDLLSVAGHKLYAPKGVGALYVRRGTPLEPLVLGAGHERGLRPGTENVASIVALGQACAIAQRDLEVEGARVRSLREALFARLSAAIPGVALNGHPVDRLPNTLNVRFPGVKGSALLAACASRLAASTGSACHDGSETPSAVLTAMGLAPEVALGSVRLSLGRLTSPEEVERAAAALIQAFHALVAARG; from the coding sequence ATGTCGAGCGCCGCCGGAGCGTCCTGGGAGGGCAGCGAGACGCCCGTCTACCTGGACTACAACGCCACGACCCCCGTGCTTCCCGAGGTGCTCGAGGCGATGCTCCCGTACCTCCGCCAGCACTTCGGAAACCCGTCGAGCGGGCACGTCTTCGGGGTGGGCGCGCGCGCCGGCCTCGAGCGGGCGAGGGCGCAGGTGGCGGAGCTCCTCGGCTGTCTCCCCGAGGAGGTCGTCTTCACCGGCGGCGGGACGGAGGCCAACAACCTGGCGATTCGCGGCGTGGCGGAGGCGACGGCGAGGCGGCGGGCGGTGGTGACCTCGCCCGTGGAGCACCCCGCCACGGCGAAGCCCTGCGCGCTCCTCGAGCGGCAGGGGTGGTCGGTCGCGCGGCTCCCGGTGGATGCCACCGGTCGCGTGGAGCTCGACGGGCTGGCGGAGCTCCTGGCGGGGGAGCCCGCGCTCGTGACCCTGATGCACGCGAACAACGAGGTCGGGACGCTCGAGCCGGTGGCGGAGGTGGCGCGTCGCGCGCGCGAGCATGGCGTGCTCGTGCACACCGATGCCGCGCAGTCCGTGGGGAAGGTGCCGACGCGCGTGGACGAGCTCGGAGTGGACCTCCTGTCCGTGGCCGGGCACAAGCTCTACGCGCCCAAGGGAGTGGGGGCGCTCTACGTGCGGCGCGGCACGCCTCTCGAGCCGCTTGTCCTCGGGGCGGGGCACGAGCGCGGCCTGCGTCCAGGTACCGAGAACGTGGCGTCGATCGTGGCGCTCGGCCAGGCCTGCGCCATCGCCCAGCGGGACCTCGAGGTCGAGGGCGCGCGCGTGCGGAGCCTGCGGGAGGCGCTCTTCGCCCGCCTCTCGGCGGCGATCCCGGGCGTCGCGCTGAACGGTCACCCCGTCGACCGGCTCCCCAACACGCTCAACGTGCGCTTCCCCGGCGTGAAGGGGAGCGCGCTGCTCGCGGCCTGCGCCTCCCGACTCGCGGCGTCGACGGGCTCCGCGTGCCACGACGGCTCCGAGACGCCGTCGGCGGTCCTCACGGCCATGGGCCTCGCTCCCGAGGTGGCGCTCGGTTCGGTGCGGCTGAGCCTGGGGCGGCTCACCAGCCCCGAGGAGGTCGAGCGGGCCGCCGCGGCGCTGATCCAGGCCTTCCACGCGCTGGTCGCGGCGCGCGGCTGA
- a CDS encoding PAS domain-containing protein — MHVVLLSAHAPTIELLRKELSHRGHTLEVPDPDAPRLARDLFRRDLLVLDAALPDAQPLLAALRELGSRRAPQVVLLTDRPCPPLTREELSSLDDLWVRPLDPVELGHRVALLCRRRPAEPSALDRVEPVFRALAHLIPHGAAFLFDRELRFRCVDGPALADFGFWPESMEGKRLEEVMHQEAAALLRPIYEDALAGREGLLDLPAGPTTFLVLSAPVRDPDGQVAGGMVFTQEARSPGGALAALRKSVLDHLPDAILFVNSRGTILEANARVSDLFGQAPEELVGRSVEALLPARLRELHTAYRAQYEAHPRDRAMGSGLDLTALTRDGQEVPVDVALSRTTLAGATVTVAAIRDATERRFVEDLRRRSEAAMTALFDAVPECVRILDPLGRVARINAAGLALLGGADGTKIVGQPALPFVAPDHRARFLRHLQRVLDGQRETFEFEVLTARGERRTVESHATPFREYFEDGRTAYLAVSRDVTEARALRARVVLSDRMASVGVVAAGVAHEVNTPLAVVTGNVSLALEELVETRRSLRTGGEAEGPGPVDLTRLHAHLENATQALWDARLGADRVRSIVRDLKMLSRGDEDRRGAVDLNAALASSITMAWNEIRHRARLVKDLGRVPPVLGSEARLGQVIVNLLVNAAHAIPEGNPEGNVIRVATRAPSPEEVVLEVTDTGSGISAENLPRVFDAFFTTKEQGAGTGLGLSITHGIVTGLGGSISVESEVGRGTTFRVRLPAAREGDEEVARHPTPAEAPAQRARILAIDDDEMIGTLIRRCVGRQHDVLVLTTCREALDRLHAGERFDLILCDLMLPEMSGMQFYEELGRRFPGTQEQVIFLTGGAFTPRARAFLDATPNQRLEKPFDPQQLVALVRERMRRSSS, encoded by the coding sequence ATGCACGTCGTCCTCCTCTCCGCCCACGCCCCGACCATCGAGCTCCTGCGCAAGGAGCTCTCGCACCGCGGCCACACGCTCGAGGTACCGGACCCCGACGCGCCGCGACTGGCACGCGACCTTTTCCGACGCGACCTCCTCGTGCTCGACGCCGCGCTCCCCGACGCGCAGCCGCTTCTCGCCGCGCTGCGCGAGCTCGGCAGCCGCCGCGCCCCCCAGGTCGTGCTCCTCACCGACCGGCCCTGCCCTCCCCTCACCCGGGAGGAGCTCTCCAGCCTCGACGACCTCTGGGTCAGGCCGCTCGACCCCGTGGAGCTCGGCCACCGCGTGGCGCTCCTCTGCCGGCGACGCCCCGCAGAGCCCTCGGCGCTCGACCGGGTCGAGCCCGTCTTCCGCGCCCTGGCCCATCTCATCCCGCACGGCGCGGCCTTCCTCTTCGACCGCGAGCTACGCTTCCGCTGCGTGGACGGACCTGCGCTCGCCGACTTCGGCTTCTGGCCGGAGTCCATGGAGGGCAAGCGGCTGGAGGAGGTGATGCACCAGGAGGCCGCCGCGCTGCTGCGGCCGATCTACGAGGACGCGCTCGCCGGCCGCGAAGGGCTGCTCGACCTGCCGGCGGGCCCCACCACCTTCCTCGTCCTCTCGGCCCCCGTGCGAGACCCCGACGGCCAGGTCGCAGGCGGGATGGTCTTCACGCAGGAGGCCCGGAGCCCGGGGGGGGCCCTCGCCGCGCTGCGGAAAAGCGTCCTCGACCACCTGCCCGACGCGATCCTGTTCGTGAATTCCCGGGGGACGATCCTCGAGGCCAACGCGCGGGTAAGCGACCTCTTCGGCCAAGCCCCCGAGGAGCTCGTCGGCCGCAGCGTCGAGGCGCTCCTCCCGGCGCGCCTCCGCGAGCTCCACACCGCCTACCGCGCCCAGTACGAGGCCCACCCGCGAGACCGCGCCATGGGGAGCGGCCTCGACCTGACGGCCCTGACCAGGGACGGCCAGGAGGTCCCGGTCGACGTGGCCCTCTCCCGCACCACGCTCGCCGGCGCGACCGTCACGGTCGCGGCGATCCGCGACGCCACCGAACGGCGCTTCGTGGAGGACCTCCGCCGCCGGAGCGAGGCGGCCATGACCGCCCTCTTCGACGCGGTCCCCGAGTGCGTTCGCATCCTGGACCCCCTCGGGCGCGTCGCGCGGATCAACGCCGCCGGACTCGCGCTGCTCGGCGGAGCGGACGGCACCAAGATCGTCGGGCAGCCGGCGCTGCCGTTCGTGGCCCCCGACCACCGGGCCCGCTTCCTGCGCCACCTGCAGCGCGTCCTCGACGGTCAGCGCGAGACCTTCGAGTTCGAGGTGCTCACCGCACGTGGCGAGAGGCGTACCGTGGAATCGCACGCCACACCCTTTCGCGAGTACTTCGAGGACGGCCGCACGGCGTACCTCGCGGTCTCCCGCGACGTCACCGAGGCGAGGGCGCTCCGCGCGCGCGTGGTGCTGAGCGACCGCATGGCCTCGGTGGGCGTCGTGGCGGCCGGGGTGGCCCACGAGGTCAACACCCCGCTCGCGGTCGTGACCGGAAACGTCTCGCTGGCTCTCGAGGAGCTCGTGGAGACCCGGCGCTCCCTGCGGACAGGCGGCGAGGCGGAGGGGCCCGGGCCCGTAGACCTGACGCGCCTCCACGCGCACCTCGAGAACGCGACCCAGGCGCTGTGGGACGCGCGGCTCGGCGCCGACCGCGTGCGAAGCATCGTGCGGGACCTGAAGATGCTCTCCCGCGGCGACGAAGACCGTCGCGGCGCGGTGGACCTGAACGCCGCACTCGCGTCGTCGATCACGATGGCCTGGAACGAGATCCGACACCGCGCGCGCCTGGTGAAGGACCTCGGCCGCGTTCCGCCGGTCCTGGGCAGCGAGGCCCGCCTGGGGCAGGTGATCGTGAACCTGCTCGTCAACGCGGCGCACGCCATCCCTGAGGGGAACCCGGAAGGCAACGTGATCCGGGTCGCGACCCGCGCCCCCTCGCCGGAGGAGGTGGTCCTGGAGGTCACCGACACCGGCTCCGGCATCTCCGCGGAGAACCTCCCGCGCGTCTTCGACGCGTTCTTCACGACCAAGGAGCAGGGGGCGGGCACGGGCCTCGGCCTCTCCATCACGCACGGGATCGTAACGGGCCTCGGAGGCAGCATCTCCGTCGAGAGCGAGGTGGGCCGCGGAACCACGTTCCGGGTGCGGCTACCCGCGGCGCGCGAGGGAGACGAGGAAGTGGCTCGGCACCCTACCCCGGCGGAGGCGCCGGCGCAGCGGGCGCGCATCCTGGCCATCGACGACGACGAGATGATCGGCACGCTGATCCGGCGCTGCGTCGGGCGCCAGCACGACGTGCTGGTCCTGACCACCTGCCGGGAGGCGCTCGACCGCCTGCACGCGGGGGAGCGCTTCGACCTCATCTTGTGCGACCTGATGCTGCCCGAGATGAGCGGCATGCAGTTCTACGAGGAGCTCGGACGGCGCTTTCCCGGGACCCAGGAGCAGGTGATCTTCCTGACGGGCGGCGCCTTCACGCCGCGCGCGCGCGCCTTTCTCGACGCGACGCCGAACCAGCGGCTCGAGAAGCCCTTCGACCCGCAGCAGCTCGTCGCGCTCGTGCGGGAGCGGATGCGCCGGTCGTCGTCGTAG